The following DNA comes from Paenibacillus crassostreae.
GAATTGCGGTTACAAATCTACTGTCGGGTGCATTAGTTCCTTTAGCATTTTTTCCTAATTGGTTAGAGAATTTAGCGATGCTTCTTCCATTCCAGAGTATTATTCATACACCCACCGTGATTTTTCTGCAACAGGCAGATGTTCTTGAGATGTTGAAGCTGATTGGGGTGCAATGTTTCTGGGGATGTACTTTATGGATAGCCGGTAGATTCATGTGGAATTGGGCGGTTCGTCAAGTGACCATTCATGGAGGTTAAGCTTGTTATTATAACTATGTGATTACGAGTGAATACAGGTAAGATAGGAGTGAGTATAGATGCAGCTTTCACGAATTCTTTTTTTGTACAAAAGAATGTATATTCAGCAACTCAAGGCAATCATGGAGTATAATAAGGATTTCTACATATTAATGGGTTCAGCCGCATTAACTCAAGTGCTTGGTTTTATCTTCTTATGGGTTATTTACGATCGGATTCCAGATATCAATGGGTGGCAGTTCTGGGAAGTGGCCTTCATGTATGCGATGATTTTCCTCACAGAAGGGATCTGTTCTCTTTTCTTTGAAGGGACATGGCGAATGGGTGGTCTGGTGAATCGCGGAGAACTAGATCGGTATTTATTGCGTCCTGTTCCAGTGATATTGCAAATTTTCTGTACGGGAATAGGAATTAATGGCATGGGGAATTTACTTATCGGTAGTGTTATCGTATGGCAATCGTTAAGTCACGGTAATATAGATTGGTCATTAGCAAAAGTGGCTATCATCCTGCTGCTCATGATCACAGCGATTATCATCCGGGTATCTATCAATTTAGCAGGTAATTCGGCGGCATTCTGGATTCGTAATTCAGGGAATGCATTCCCATTAATGGTTCATAGTTTAGCCGATTTGGCGAAGTACCCAATAACGCTGTTTAATCAGGGAA
Coding sequences within:
- a CDS encoding ABC transporter permease, which produces MQLSRILFLYKRMYIQQLKAIMEYNKDFYILMGSAALTQVLGFIFLWVIYDRIPDINGWQFWEVAFMYAMIFLTEGICSLFFEGTWRMGGLVNRGELDRYLLRPVPVILQIFCTGIGINGMGNLLIGSVIVWQSLSHGNIDWSLAKVAIILLLMITAIIIRVSINLAGNSAAFWIRNSGNAFPLMVHSLADLAKYPITLFNQGIQIFISTFIPYAFISFYPATFIFNKSEWHGWWLLAPVVAVISALAAYGIFRVGLRRYESTGN